CCCAGGCCTGCCTGCCCTCACCCTTGGAGGCCTCTTGCTCTGCCTGCAGTCAGCCGGTACCTCCTTGGCCTCCTTGAAAGGGGTCCTGGTGCAGCAACgaacagagagaggaggcagtgggGAGCTTGGGAGCTTTAATGGGGCTGAAaggtatatatagagagagacgcTGGAACCAGAGTGTGGGGAGCCAGAgtgttggggtggggagaggggacgGCAGAGATGTTTATCAGGAGTGTGAGAAGTACTATCATTTGGAGCAGGTCAtgggaaagggggggggggggaacgcggaaagaaactagaaaaataaGGGTCATAAAGAGGGGCTCACGGGGTGTGGgtgagaagaagagaaaaagacagggagTTTCAGAATCTGGAGACCTGGAAGAGAGAGATTAAAGTGGGGAGCACAGTAGCCCTTCTGGGGGTGAAGATAATGGGGGACCCGGAAGCCTAGTGTTCAAGGAAGACCCCGGAGGCTTCCAATCCTTTCTTCCCCCGGGCTGGGGAGCGGCTGCTGCAAGGAGAGCGTCGGGGAGAGAGCGTCGAGGctccccccccctcctccccGGGATGAGGATGGGACTGGCCACCCGGCAGGCAGGTCGGAGTTAGTGATAATGACCTCCCAAGTGCGAGGCCGCGGCCACCGCCCCAAAGGGGCCGGGAGGGGGCTGCAGGCCAGGGGTGGGGTAgagcgcggcggcggcggtggcggcggtggCGTTGGGGCCGGGCCAGTAGGAGAAGCCAGCGGGCGCGACGCCCGCCGAAGCGGCCGCCATCAGGTTGAGTTTGGAGAGCCCCGGGAAGGGCAGCGGGGCCAGGCCGGCCTGCAGCTTGTAGAGGGCGCCGTcctgggcggcggcggcggcggcggcggcggcagcggcggcggcgtgGGCGTGCGCGGGCGGAGGCTGGCAGGCCTGCGCCAGGCCCTGGAAGTCGAAGCGGTAGGCGTAGCGCTTGCCGTGCACCTTGCTCATGATGTTCTTGTCGTAGTAGTAACGCAGCGCGCGGCTCAGCTTGTCGTAGTTCATGTTGGGCTTGCTCTTGCGCTCGCCCCACCGCCTCGCCACCTCGTCCGGGTCGGTGAGCTTGAACTCGCCGTGGCCGCCCTCCCACGCGATGCAGCCGACGTTCGCGCGGTCCGCCAGCAGCTCCAGCAGAAACTGCCACAACTGGATCTGCCCGCTGCCTGTAAGGGGAGGGGGTAGGTCAGCCACGGGCGGGGCAGGTTGGGAccagggcggggtggggggaggggtcgGGCGGGATGAAGGTGAAGCCAGAAAACCACCCAAACCGATAGAGATCCACTTCGGGCGAGGATAAGGGCAGGTCTAGACTGACTGGACTAGCTGCAGGAGGCAGCTGCTCAGCCAGTGTAGACCGGCAGAGCACAATGGGACCGGTTTTCATTTGGGAGGGCCCTAGGGCACGTCGATGGGTGGTTGTTTGGGTGTCAGGAAGCATTGTCTTCTCCGTGGAGAAGGAGTCCCAGGCTCTCCTAGGTAAGGACCAGACGGCagaccctcctgccttcctgggcCAGTCTCCCTTCTTTAGGGCAGAGACCGCAAAGCGGTAGGAGACATCCGGGTGCAGGAGGATGAACTGCCCAGCCAGGTGAGGTTCTGTCCAGAGAGCCAGCCGGAAAGGGCAGGAGTGCTCCTCAATGGTGatcccctccaccccccacctgTACAAGCACCAGACAGTCCCTACCACCCAAAGACCTGGCTTAGGAAAGCGCCATATCAGACGAGAACAGAGGCCCTGCGTACTGAGAAGAGATGCCATCTCTAGGagggttcccccccccccccccgtcttcaTCACCTCCAGCTGCACTGACTTCTGTGCTGCTGGAGAAGACCCCAGACCTctggggagggggggggaggagtgGTAGGCAATTCTTAGGAAAGAGGTAGGACAGCAAAAGGCTTGTGCTGGGTTCCTGGCTGGTTTCCCTACAAATCCCAGGGTCCTGGCAAGGAGATCTCATACCCAGGTGGTGCTGGGCTGGGTGACCCAAAACTCGCACTTTCCTGTTTTGAAGCCTTCAGGGGACAAAACCTTGACAAACTGCCCTGCCCTTCCTTTCTAGAATAAAACGTATTTGCCTCCTCTCTATTCAGTGCCACTCAATCAGAACCCTAAAACGTCTTTTTGCCAGTTTCTACCTCCGTTCCCCTAAACCAGATCAGTGAAGAGCTAGTTGGTTCCCAGAAGCCAGGATTTAGCTTTAGAGTTGACCTCGGGGAAGGTGCATTGGGACCAAATGGGAGCAACGAGAGATTTGGTTCCCCGTCCCCATCCCCTTTGGATGTTACATTCCCCTCCTTCTAGAAAAGAGAAGCACTTGCCAAACCCATCTTCTCTGGCTTCTTGTGCGATTAGGGTACTGGCTGGGCCAGACGCTATGGGAAAGAGTTGAAATGCCAGGGGGACAGGCCTGTTATCTGCCGCAGGAAACCTAGGTACCAAACACAACACCAGGGTTGTCTTGGCTGGCAGAGTCAGCAAGATAGGCAGGGGTACCAGGAAGCACCAGGTAAGGTTTAGGCGCTGGTGGCCGAGGGGCGCGTGGAGAAGGACCTTGCCAAGATGTGCCACGGCTTTGCTCCAAA
Above is a window of Meriones unguiculatus strain TT.TT164.6M chromosome 15, Bangor_MerUng_6.1, whole genome shotgun sequence DNA encoding:
- the Fev gene encoding protein FEV yields the protein MRQSGASQPLLINMYLPDPVGDGLFKEGKSPSWGPLSPAVQKGSGQIQLWQFLLELLADRANVGCIAWEGGHGEFKLTDPDEVARRWGERKSKPNMNYDKLSRALRYYYDKNIMSKVHGKRYAYRFDFQGLAQACQPPPAHAHAAAAAAAAAAAAAQDGALYKLQAGLAPLPFPGLSKLNLMAAASAGVAPAGFSYWPGPNATAATAAAALYPTPGLQPPPGPFGAVAAASHLGGHYH